GAGGGCGTATTCACCTTCCCCGGCCACGGCATGGCGCACGATCCGGACGCGACGCCCACCCAGGTGCGCCTGCATGCCGCGCGGGATCAAGAGAAGGCGCTGGCCGAGGCGGCTGACTCGCTGCGGGCGGCCGGATTCGAACCCAACGTGGTGAGCGGAGGCTCCACCCCGACGGCTGCCCTGCGCGAGGACGGCGTCATCAGCGAGCTGCGTCCCGGCGTCTACGTGTTCAACGACGCGATGCAGGTCGCGCTGGGCTCCTGCACGATCGAGGACGTGGCCCTGTCCGCGGTGGCGACGGTGGTCAGCGTGCCGGCGCCGGACCGGTTCGTGCTCGACGCCGGCAGCAAGACCCTCGGTGCCGACGTCAACGGCTGGGCCCGGGGCTACGGCCTGGTGCCCGGGTATCCGGGTGCGATGATCACCCAGCTCTCCGAGCACCACGCCGTCGTGACGCTTCCCCTGGACACACGCTCGCCCCGCCTCGGCGACCGGGTCACCGTCATCCCGAACCACGTGTGCAATGCCGTCAATCTCGCTGACGAGCTGCTCGTGGTCCGGGACGGACGCGTGGTGGACCGCTGGCCGGTGGCCGC
This genomic window from Actinospica robiniae DSM 44927 contains:
- a CDS encoding alanine racemase, with translation MPDTPPEGFATPALTVDRDVLERNIGRMARYAATGGFALRPHAKTHKCPQIAELQLAAGAVGLTVATIGEAEVFAATGARDLFIAYPLWLDEGKRDRVAALAANVRLSAGVDSAESAQRLIGTGALAVIEVDSGHHRTGVQPAEAGTVAKAVRSLGLDVEGVFTFPGHGMAHDPDATPTQVRLHAARDQEKALAEAADSLRAAGFEPNVVSGGSTPTAALREDGVISELRPGVYVFNDAMQVALGSCTIEDVALSAVATVVSVPAPDRFVLDAGSKTLGADVNGWARGYGLVPGYPGAMITQLSEHHAVVTLPLDTRSPRLGDRVTVIPNHVCNAVNLADELLVVRDGRVVDRWPVAARGANA